The region TCGAACTCCACGTCGCGCAGCGCGGGCACGCCCAGCAGCGCCGCGGCGCGCTCGCAGCCGGCCCGGCGCGAGGCGTAGCCGCCGTCGGTGTTCGAGTGGTGTGCCCTGGTGTCGACCACCAGGACTTCCAGGCCGGACGCGGCGGCGTCGAACGGGACCTGCTCGGCCTCGCCCGAGCGCACGTCCAGGAACAGCACGTGCGCCTCGGTGCACAGCAGCGACGCGGTCTGGTCGAGCAGGCCGGTCGGCGCGCCCACGAAGTCGTTCTCGGCCCGCTGCACGCGGCGGGCGATCTCCGGCCGGTCCTCGGGCACGCCCGCGAGGCCCAGCAGGGCCAGGGCGACCGCGCACTCCAGGGCGTGCGACGAGGACAGCCCGGCGCCCGCCGGCACGTCGCCGGCGATCACCAGGTCCGCGCCGCCGGTCACGCCCAGGTCGCGCAGCGCCCAGGCCACGCCGGCCGGGTAGGCCGCCCAGCCGGTGACCCGGCCGGGTTCGAGGTCGGCGACGGCGACCGGCGCGGCGTGCCGGAGCACGCCGTCGTCGCCCAGCGTCGACACGGCCAGCTTGCCGTCGCCGCGCGGCGACGCGGCCACCGCGGTGCGGTGGGGGAGTGCGAAGGGCAGCACGAAACCGTCGTTGTAGTCGGTGTGCTCCCCGATCAGGTTCACCCGACCGGGGGCGGACCACACGCCCTGGGGCGCGGTTCCGTGCAACTCACCGAACGCGAGGGCGGCGCGCTGCCCTTGGGTCACCTCGCCTGCACCAGCACGGCGTGCGCGACCGACGGGTCGAGCTCCGCGGTGGTGCCGTTGCCGCGCACCTGCACGACCTTGGCCCCGCCCATCGAGTCGACGTCGACGGTGCCGCCCGGCACCACGCCCGCCGCCTTGAGCTCGGCCATCAGCGCGGGGTCGAGCTGGACGTGCTCGGCGATCCGCCGCACCTCCACCCGGCCACCGCCCCGGCGGGCCACCTCGTCCACCCGGACCAGGTCGGCTTCGGCGGGCGGCGCGGGCTCCCCGTCGCCCAGCTTGTCCAGGCCGGGGATGGGGTTGCCGTAGGGGGAGGTGGTGGGGTTGCCGAGCAGCTTGACGAGCTTGCGCTCGACGGCCTCGCTCATGACGTGCTCCCAGCGGCACGCCTCGCTGTGCACCTGCTCCCACTCCAGGCCGATGATGTCGACCAGGAGCCGTTCGGCGAGCCGGTGCTTGCGCATGACCGCGATCGCCAGACCGCGGCCCTCCTCGGTGAGCTCCAGGTGCCGGTCGTCGGCGACGACCACCAGGCCGTCGCGCTCCATCCGGCCCACGGTCTGGCTCACCGTGGGGCCGCTCTGGCCGAGTCGCTCGGCGATGCGGGCGCGCAAAGGCACGACGCCCTCTTCTTCGAGCTCGTAGATAGTGCGGAGGTACATCTCCGTGGTGTCGATGAGGTCGTTCACACCCGCTCCCCTTCGTATGGTGCCAATGCTAGTCGCCCGCTGACGGGTGCAGGATGGTGCCGTGCATCCATTGATCAGCACCGAAGACCTGGCTGCCGCGCTCGCCGGCGCCTCTCCCCCGGTCGTGGTGGACGTCCGCTGGCGCCTGGGCGGACCCCCAGGACGTCAAGACTACGAGGTCGGGCACGTTCCAGGTGCTTTCTACCTCGACTTGGACGGCGATCTTTCCGCGGCCCCGGGCGCGGGCGGGCGGCACCCGCTGCCCGAACCAGGCGATCTCCAGCGCGTGCTGCGCTCCGCCGGGGTCCGCGAAGGTCACCCGGTCGTGGCGTACGACGGGGGTGACGGGTCGGTCGCCGCCCGGCTGTGGTGGCTGTTGCGGTGGGCCGGCCACGAGGAGGTCGCGGTGCTCGACGGCGGCTTCGCCGCGTGGGTGGCCGGCGGGCGCCCGGTCAGCGCCGAGCAGCACCGGCCCGAGCCCGGTGACGTGGTGGTCCGACCTGGTGGGATGCCCGTCCTCGACGCCGACGAGGCGGCCGCGCTGGCCCGTGACGGGGTGTTGCTGGACGCGCGCGCCGCGCAGCGGTACCGGGGCGAGACCGAGCCGGTGGACCCCCGCGCCGGGCACATCCCGGGTGCGCTCAACGCGCCGTCGGCGGAGCACGTGGACGGGGCCGGCCGCTGGCTGGGCGCGGACGCGCTGGCCGAGCGGTTCCGGGCGATCGGGGTGCGGCCGGACGCCGCCGTGGGCGCGTACTGCGGGTCGGGGGTGACGGCGTCGTCGGTGGTCCTGGCCCTGGAGGTGGCCGGTGTCACCAGCGCCGAGCGGCCCGCCGGGCTCTACGCCGGGTCGTGGTCGCACTGGTGCGTCGACCCGGCGCGTGAAGTCACCACTGGACCTCACCCCTAGTGCCGTGGGGGTGACCCGAAGGTAGGGGTCTGGTTCTAGCGCGAAAGGGGGACGTCGAAATGTCGACGCCCCCCTTTTCCACGGAAATGATCAGGCGTTGGGGATCTTCTCGAACGCCTTCGTGGCGAGCTTGAGCGCCACCTGGCACGGGTCGAACGAGTCGATCGGCGTCACGCTGGCCAGGAACGCGGGCGTGATCTCCTTCGGGTCGTCGGTGAGCATGACGAGCACCGAGCAGTCGCCGCCGCCCTCCTTGACCTCGTAGGCGGTGTTGCCGCCGACCTCGATCTCCTTGGCCTCGCCCTCGTACTCGGCGAAGGTCACCATGAACAGCACCACCGCGAAGGGCTCCTCGGTGCTCTGCACGCAGCCCTTCTCACCGGCCTTCTTCGCGCCGATGGCGGTGGCCACGTCCTCCGGGGTGAGGATGTCGCAGTCCTCGTAGCCCTCGGTCTTCTTCTTGGTGCCGATCTTGGCCTTGCCCGCGGGCTTGGTGCCGGAGGTGGGCGAGCCGGTGCCGGTGGTCTCCTTCTTGCCGCTGGTCGACGTCCTGGTCGAGGACGGCTTGCCCGACGTCGTCTTCTCGCTGTTCGCGGCGCCGGCGGCCGGCTTCGCGGAGCCGATGACCGTGGTCGCGCACCCGGTGAGACCGAGTGTCAGCGCCAGGACCAGCACGGCCGTCAGGGAGGAGCCTCGTCGCAGGTGCATGTCTGTCTGACCCCGTTCCGACGAGCGGGGTTCCATCCTCGATGGCCGCAATCCTGGCCCGTCTCGTCCCGCCAGACTCTAAGTCCTGCCGGGAGGGACTCACCCGCGTATCCACCAAGCTGTGATCACACCGCAGGTCAGACCCCTGTGAAGGCGCGCACAGCCCTCCGCTGCCCGGGGCTCCGACGATCGCCCGGTCCCCGCAGGCACGGTCGCCGGCAGCCCGCCCCGAAGCCGCCACGGCCCGATCCAGCCGCCGCGCGACGTCGCCACGGCCCGATCCAGCCCGCCGCACGACGCCGCCACGGCCCGATCCCGCATGACGCCGCCGTTGGCTGGTCGCGCCCGGTGAGGGGGCCGTGCCTGCGTCCCCGACCGATCTTGTCCGGCGTGCTCCGGCGGCGGGTGGGTGCAGGTCAGGGCGGGTGTCGGGAGCGTGACGCGGAGCGCGTGGGCGTACCGGCGGGCGGGGTGTGGGTTAGGTTGCCGGGCATGGGTGCCGACGTGGGTGATCGAGCCGCTGTCGTGTGGGACGAGTCCTTCCTCGCCTACGACCTGGGCGGGGACCACCCGCTCAACCCGGTCCGGCTGGACCTCGCCGTCCGGTTGGCGACCGCGTTGGGCGTGCTGGACGGGGTCGACCTGGTCAAGCCCGACCCGGCCACCGACGCCGAGATCGAGCGGGTGCACGAACCCGCCTACCTCTCCGCCGTGCAGGCCGCGCCGATGGCCGGCTGGGACGTCGGGCACGGGCTGGGCACCGCCGACAACCCCGTGTTCGCCCGAATGCACGAGGCCTCCGCGCTGGCCGTCGGCGGGTCGCTGGCGGCCGCGCGGAAGATCGCCTCGGGCGAGGCCAGGCGGGCGGTGAACATCGCCGGCGGGCTGCACCACGCGATGCGCGACCACGCCGCCGGCTTCTGCGTCTACAACGACTGCTCGGTGGCCATCTCCTGGCTGCTGGACAACGGTTTCGACCGGATCGCCTACATCGACTCCGACGTGCACCACGGCGACGGCGTGCAGGACGCGTTCTACGACGACCCGAGGGTGCTCACCGTCTCGCTGCACCAGAACCCGTTGAGCCTGTGGCCGGGCACCGGGCGTCCGTCCGAACTGGGCGGTCGGGGTGCGGAGGGCACGGCGGTGAACGTCGCGCTGCCGCCGGGCACGTCCGATCCGGGCTGGCTGCGCGCCTTCCACGCGGTGGTGCCTTCGCTGCTGCGCTCGTTCCGGCCGCAGGTCCTGGTCACCCAGTGCGGTGTGGACACCCACCGGGAGGACCCGCTCGCGGACCTCGCGCTGACCGTGGACGGCCACCGCGAGATCTACCGGACGTTGCGCTCGCTGGCCGAGGAGGTGTCCGGCGGGCGGTGGCTGGCGCTGGGCGGCGGCGGGTACGAGCTGGTGCGCGTGGTGCCGCGGTCGTGGACGCACCTGCTGGCGACCGTGCTGGACCGCGACGTCGACCCCGCCACCCGGCTGCCCGCCGACTGGGTGGCCCACGCCGCCGGCCGTGCGCCGGACTGGCCGCTGCCCGCCACCATGTCCGACGACGCGGACGTGGCGTTCGAACCGTGGGGCGGCGACGCGCAGACGCCGCTGGACGCCGCCGTGCGCGAGACCCGCCGCGCGGTGTTCCCGCTGCACGGCCTGGACCCCGACGACCCGAGGGACTAGCGGTGGACCCCTACGACTACCCCCGGCACTGGGAGGCCGACGTCGTGCTCAGCGACGGCGGCACGGTCCACCTGCGGCCGATCACGCCCGACGACGCGGAGAAGCTGCTGGCCTTCCACGGCCGGCTGTCCGAGCGCACCCGCTACTTCCGCTACTTCGGCCCCTACCCGCGGATGCCGAAGCGGGACGTGGAGCGGTTCAGCACCGTCGACCACTCCGACCGGGTGGCGTTCACCGCGCTGCTCGGCGACGACATCGTCGCGGTGGGCCGCTACGACCGGCTGGGCGGCGGCGGGAGCGCCGAGGTGGCGTTCGTGGTGGAGGACGGGCACCAGGGGCGCGGGCTGGGCTCGATCCTGCTGGAGCACCTGGCGGCGGCGGCCCGGGAGCGCGGGCTGAGCCGGTTCACCGCCGAGGTGCTGGCCGAGAACGGCCAGATGGTGCGGGTGTTCCGGGACGCCGGGTACAGCGTGAGCCGGGCGTTCGAGGAGGGCGTGCTGCACCTGGAGTTCGACATCGACCCGACCGAGGAGTCGGTGGCGGTGGCGCGCGCCCGTGAGCAGGCGGCTGAGGCGCGCAGCGTGCACAACCTGCTCAACCCGAAGTCCGTGGCGGTGATCGGCGCGTCGACCGACCGCACCAAGATCGGCCACGCGGTGCTGACGAACCTGCTGGAGGGCGACTTCCACGGCCCGGTGTACCCGGTCAACGCCGAGCACCGGTCGGTGCGCGGGGTGCGCGCCTACCCGTCGGTCCTGGAGATCCCGGACGACGTGGACCTGGCGGTGGTCGCGGTGCCGGCGGCGAGCGTCGACGAGGTGATGGACGCCTGCCTGGCCAAGGGGGTCAAGGCGCTGGTCGTGGTGACCTCCGGGTTCGGCGAGACCGGGCCGGACGGGTCGCTGGCCGAGCGCCGGCTGGCCGCCGAGGCGCGGGCGCACGGGATGCGGGTGGTCGGGCCGAACGCGCTGGGCGTGCTGAACACCGACCCGGCGGTGCGGTTGAACGCGACGCTCGCGCCGAGGCTGCCGGTGCGCGGCCGGACCGGGTTCTTCTGCCAGTCCGGCGCGCTGGGCACGGCGATCCTGGCCACGGCGGCGTCGCGCGGGCTGGGCCTGTCGACGTTCGTCTCGGCGGGCAACCGGGCGGACGTGTCGGGCAACGACCTGTTGCAGTACTGGGAGACCGACCCGGCGACCGACGTCGTGCTGCTGTACCTGGAGTCGTTCGGCAACCCGCGCAAGTTCGCCCGGCTGGCCCGGCGGCTGGGGCGCACCAAGCCGATCGTGGCGGTCAAGTCGGGCCGGCACGCGGTGACGCCCGCGCTGGCGGCCACGTCGGTGTCGGTGGACGAGTCGAGCGTGCAGGCGCTGTTCGAGCAGGCGGGCGTCATCCGGGTGGAGTCGCTGGCGCAGCTGTTCGACACCGCGCTGCTGCTGGCGCACCAACCGCTGCCGGCCGGGCCGAGGGTCGCGGTGGTAGGCAACTCGACGGCGATCGGGCTGCTGGCCGCCGACACCGCGCTGGCGCAGGGCCTGGAACTGGCGGGTGACCCGGTGGACATCGGCGCGCAGGCCGACCCCGAGGTGTTCGCCAAGGCGGTGCAGGACGCGCTGCGCAACCCGGACACCGACGCACTGGTGGTGGTGTTCGTGCCGCCGCTGGCGGTGCCGGGCACGGCGTTCGCGCGGGCGTTGCGGGAGGTCGCGGGCACCAAGCCGATCGTGTCGACGTTCCTGGCCGTGGAGGGCGTGCCGGACGAGCTGGCGGTGGCCGGGCCGGACGGCGCGCCGGGCCGGGGTTCGGTGCCGTCCTACCCGAGCCCGGAACGGGCCGTGCTCGCGCTGGCCCGCGCGACCCGCTACGCCCGCTGGAGGTCCGCGCCGCAGGGCCGCTTCACCCGACCGGACGGGATCGACCCGGCCACCGCGCACGAGCTGGTCGACTCGCTGCGGCTGGACGAGACCGGCGAGTGCCGGCTGGACGACGACACCGCCGTGCGGCTGCTGGCCTGCTACGGCGTGGAGATCGTGCCGTTCCGGGTGGTCTCCTCCGCCGACGACGCGGTGGCGGCGGCCGCCGAACTGGGCTACCCGGTGGCGGTGAAGGCGACCGACGAGCGGTTGCGGCACCGCACGGACCTGGTGGGCGTGCGGCTGGACCTGGTCGGCGAGGACGCCGTGCGGGCCGCGTACGAGATGCTCGCCGAGGTGTCCGAGCAGCCCGACGTGTACGTGCAGCGCATGGCCCCCAAGGGAATTTCGTGCGTGGTGGGACTTCAGGATGATCCGTCGTTCGGCACGCTGGTGTCGTTCGGCTTGTCCGGTGTGGTCAGTGATCTGCTCGGTGACCGTGCGTACCGCGCTGTCCCGCTGACCGAGACGGACGCGAAGGCGTTGGTGCGCGCGCCGAAAGCCGCGCCGCTGCTGGCGGGTTATCGGGGTGGCGAGTCGGCCGACCTGCCCGCGCTGGAGGACCTGGTGCTGCGGCTGGCCGCGCTCGCCGAGGACCTGCCGGAGGTGCGCGAACTCGCGCTGGAGCCGGTGCTGGCGAGCGCCGCGGGCGCGTACGTCAGCAACGCCCGGGTGACGCTGGGCCCGCCGCCGTCCAAGCACGACAGCGGTCCGCGCCGGTTGCGATCACCGGGCGCACCGCGCTAGGCGCAGTGCGTTAGCCCCGGCCGCCGGTCGTTGCGCAACCGTCATTCTTTATCGATTCCGTCGACCCTATTCTGCCGTTGGCTATGGACGCAAACCTGGGTGCCGCTTACGTTTCCGGCATCTCAAGAGGACCCGAAAAGGGGAAGAATGGCATTGGCATCGCTGCGCGCCCTCGTGTCGGCGTGCGCCGCCGCGCTGGTCCTTGCCTCGTGCTCCTCCGCCGACGACTCGACCGTCCAGGGGCGGGCGGGGGCGGGCAAGCTGGTGATCGCCGTCGGCTACGACCAGCCGGGGCTCGGGGTGCGCCGGCTCGACGGCGTGTACAAGGGCTTCGACATCGACGTGGCGCGCTACGTGGCGCGGGAGCTGGGCGACGACAACCCGGACTTCATCGAGGCGACCCCGTCGCAGCGGGAGAAGCTGCTTACCGAGGGCAAGGCCGACCTGGTGGTCTCCACCTACTCGATCACCGCCAAGCGCAAGGAGGTCATCGGCTTCGTCGGGCCGTACTTCGTGGCGGGCCAGGACCTGCTGGTCCGGCTGTCCGACACGCGGATCAGCGGCCCCGAGTCGCTCGGCCCGGGGAGCAAGCTGTGCTCGGTGGAGAACACCACCTCGGCGCAGTACGTCAAGGACCAGTTCGCCCAAGCCGTGGAACTGGTGAATTACCCGAACTTCAGCGACTGCGTCACTGCTCTGCTCGCCGAGCAGGTGGACGCGATGACCACCGACGACGTGATCCTCGCCGGCTACGCGGCGCAGAACCCGGAGCTGCTGCGGGTCGTCGGCAAGCCGTTCAGCAAGGAGGAGTACGGGATCGGGATCCGGCGCGACGACGCCGCCGGACAGGCGAAGGTGACCGCCGCCGTCCAGAAGATGATGGACTCCGGCGAGTGGCGCAAGTCACTGGAGCAGAACGTGGGCCAGTCGGGCTACCGGATCCCCGAGCCGCCCAAGATCGTCCCGTGACGTGCGACCCACCCCGATAGCGGTCTGACCGGCGGGTTCGAGGTCGTAGGCTCGGTCGGTGCCCGCCTCTCACTTCGCTCCCCAGTACCGCGCGGACGGACCGGTCCGCGCCGGTATCCCCGAGCACGGTCGGATCCCGCGCTACTACGCGGTCAAGACCGAGCTGCTCTGGCTCGTCGAGTCGCTGGGGGAGGGGACGGCGCTGCCGTCGGAGCGCGAACTCGCCGAGCGGTTCTCGGTGTCGCGGGTGACGCTGCGGCAGGCGGTGGGCGAGCTGGTGCTGGAGGGCAAGCTCCAGCGCCGGCAGGGCAGCGGCACCTACGTCGCGCCGCCGAAGCTCGTGCAGCCGCTGTCCCTGGTGTCCTACACCGAGGGGATGCGGCGGCAGGGTGTGGACCCGGCGCGCAGCGTGATCACCGTCGAGCACCTGCCGGCCGACGAGGTGCTCTCGCGCGACCTGCGCATCGAGCGCGGCGCGACGGTGATCCACCTGGAGCGGGTGCTGCTCGCCGACGACGAGCGGGTGGGGCTGGAGTCGACCTACCTGCCCTCGGCCCGGTTCCCGACGCTGCTGGAGGTGTTCGACCCGACCACCTCGCTGTACGCGTGCCTGACCGACCGGCTGGGCGTGGTCTTCGCCGAGGCGGAGGAGCGGGTGGAGACCGTGCTGGCCACGCCGCGCGAGGCGCTGCTGATCGGCACGAACCCGGCGCTGCCGATGCTGCTGCTGCACCGGATCTCCTACGACGACGACGGCGTGCCGATCGAGCGCGTGCGCTCGCTGTACCGGGGTGACCGGTTCAGCTTCGTGGCACGGCTCCGGGCGGACGTCTAGCCTGCGCCGTTCGGCTCAGCGCGGTGTCGCGATAGGCGGCATCGGGTAACAGGACGGTAACCCATCTAGTCCACATCTCGAGTTCACCCGGACGACGCCGAGGGGACACGACCGGTTCGTCCCGGCCACGCACCGTTCCCGCCGTGCGAGTGCTCATCGTTGGTGGTGGCGTGCTGGGGACCATGCACGCCTGGCAGGCCGTGGAACGCGGCCACGAAGTGGTCCAACTGGAACGGGAACCCGAGGCGCGAGGGGCCTCGGTGCGCAACTTCGGCCTGGTGTGGGTCGGCGGCCGGGCGGCCGGTGCGGAACTCGGCACCGCGCTGCGCGCCCGCGAACTGTGGGAGCGGATCGGGCAGCGGGTGCCGGGGCTCGGGTTCCGGGCGAACGGGTCGCTGACCGTGCTGCGCACCCCGCTGGAACTGGCCGTCGGCGAGGAGACCGCCGCCCGCTCCGACGCGGCCGAACGCGGCCTGGCGCTGCTCGACCCGGCCGAGGCGCGCGCGCTGAACCCGGCGTTGCGCGGCGACCTGCTCGGTGCGCTGTGGTGCGCGCGGGACGCCGCCGTCGAGCCGCGCGTCGCCCAACCGGCACTGCGGGCCGCGCTGGAGGCGACCGGCCGGTACACCTTCCTGCCCGGACGCGAGGTGCGCACGGTCGGTCAGGGCGTCGTGCGCGACGACCAGGGCGTGGAACACCGTGGCGACGTTGTGGTGCTGTGCACCGGGGCGGCGCTGGGCGGGCTGGTGCGCGAGATCGCCGGCGTCGTGCCGGTGCGGCGGGTCCGGTTGCAGATGATGCAGACCGAGCCGCTGGACGAGCCGTTGACCACGTCCGTCGCGGACGGCGACAGCCTGCGCTACTACCCGGCCTACCGGGGCGCGGCGCTGGACGCGCTCAACCGCGAGCAGCCCCAGCCCGAGGTGGCCCGTGCGCACGCGATGCAGTTGCTCGTGGTGCGGCGCCTCGACGGCGGCCTGACCATCGGCGACACCCACGGCTACGACGAGCCGTTCCCGTTCGACACCCAGGACGCGCCTTACGACCACCTCGTGGAGGTCGCGGAGAGCGTGCTCGGAGGGCCGCTGCCGCGCATCGCCCGCCGTTGGGCCGGTGTGTACGCGCAGTGCGCCGACACGTCCCGAGTCGTGCACCGCGACCAGGTCGAGCCTGGCGTGTGGCTGGTGACCGGCCCCGGCGGGCGCGGCATGACGTGCTCGCCCGCGATCGGCTTCGACACCGCAGAGGAGATCGGCCTGTGACCGCGTTGGTGGTGTTCGACATGGCCGGCACGACCGTGCTGGACGACGGGTTGGTGGAGCGCGCCTTCTTGCGCGCGCTGCCGGACGCGACGCCCGCGATGGTGCAGCACGTCCGCGACACCATGGGCCAGTCCAAGATCGTGGTGTTCCGGGAGATGCTGCGCGACGAGACCGCCGCGCAGCGCGCCAACACCGCGTTCGAGGAGTCTTACGCCGCGCTGGTCGCGGAAGGCCACTGCGCGCCCGTGCCCGGTGCGTACGAGGTGATCACCGGGCTGCGCGCGAACGGCGTCAAGGTCGCGTTCAGCACCGGCTTCTCGCGCGTCACCCAGCACCTCATCCTGTCCGCCCTCGGCTGGACCGACCTGGCGGACTTCACGACAACCCCGGCCGAAGCCGGCCGGGGCCGGCCCTACCCGGACATGGTGCTGGCCGCCGTGCTCGGGCTCGGGCTGGCCGACGTCCGCGACGTCGCGGTCGTCGGCGACACCCCGTCCGACGTCCGGTCCGGCCTGCGCTCGGGCGCCCGCGTGGTCGCGGGCGTGCTGACCGGGGCCGGCTCCCGCACGGCGCTGGCCGACGCCGGCGCGACGCACGTCCTCGACTCGATCCGCGACCTCCCCGCCGTACTCGAAGGGCTGTAGAGACCATGCTGCGCAAGGTTCTGGCTGTCGGACTGCTGATGCTCACCGCCGCCTGCGGCGGCACCGCTGGCGGCAGCGCCGAGGGCGACCAGACGGTGACCGTGTACACCGTCGACGGACTGGCGAACTGGTACGCCAAGCGCGCCGAGGAGTTCAAGGCCAAGACCGGGATCACCGTCCAGCTTGTGGAGAGCGGCTCCGGCGAGGTGGTCACCCGCGCCGAGCGGGAGAAGGCCAACCCGCGGGCCGACGTCCTGGTGACGCTGCCGCCGTTCATCCAGCGCGCCGACAAGGCCGGGCTGCTCG is a window of Saccharothrix espanaensis DSM 44229 DNA encoding:
- the galK gene encoding galactokinase, with the translated sequence MTQGQRAALAFGELHGTAPQGVWSAPGRVNLIGEHTDYNDGFVLPFALPHRTAVAASPRGDGKLAVSTLGDDGVLRHAAPVAVADLEPGRVTGWAAYPAGVAWALRDLGVTGGADLVIAGDVPAGAGLSSSHALECAVALALLGLAGVPEDRPEIARRVQRAENDFVGAPTGLLDQTASLLCTEAHVLFLDVRSGEAEQVPFDAAASGLEVLVVDTRAHHSNTDGGYASRRAGCERAAALLGVPALRDVEFDRLDQALARLPEDLRPLVRHVVTEDERVLRAVDALRAGALADLGPLLTASHESLRDDYRVSVPELDVAVGSALAEGALGARMVGGGFGGSAIALVPVERHDAVVRRVLAAYAERDWATPRTFPAVPSAGAGREH
- a CDS encoding metal-dependent transcriptional regulator; its protein translation is MNDLIDTTEMYLRTIYELEEEGVVPLRARIAERLGQSGPTVSQTVGRMERDGLVVVADDRHLELTEEGRGLAIAVMRKHRLAERLLVDIIGLEWEQVHSEACRWEHVMSEAVERKLVKLLGNPTTSPYGNPIPGLDKLGDGEPAPPAEADLVRVDEVARRGGGRVEVRRIAEHVQLDPALMAELKAAGVVPGGTVDVDSMGGAKVVQVRGNGTTAELDPSVAHAVLVQAR
- a CDS encoding sulfurtransferase is translated as MHPLISTEDLAAALAGASPPVVVDVRWRLGGPPGRQDYEVGHVPGAFYLDLDGDLSAAPGAGGRHPLPEPGDLQRVLRSAGVREGHPVVAYDGGDGSVAARLWWLLRWAGHEEVAVLDGGFAAWVAGGRPVSAEQHRPEPGDVVVRPGGMPVLDADEAAALARDGVLLDARAAQRYRGETEPVDPRAGHIPGALNAPSAEHVDGAGRWLGADALAERFRAIGVRPDAAVGAYCGSGVTASSVVLALEVAGVTSAERPAGLYAGSWSHWCVDPAREVTTGPHP
- a CDS encoding DUF3558 domain-containing protein, with translation MHLRRGSSLTAVLVLALTLGLTGCATTVIGSAKPAAGAANSEKTTSGKPSSTRTSTSGKKETTGTGSPTSGTKPAGKAKIGTKKKTEGYEDCDILTPEDVATAIGAKKAGEKGCVQSTEEPFAVVLFMVTFAEYEGEAKEIEVGGNTAYEVKEGGGDCSVLVMLTDDPKEITPAFLASVTPIDSFDPCQVALKLATKAFEKIPNA
- a CDS encoding acetoin utilization protein AcuC; translation: MGADVGDRAAVVWDESFLAYDLGGDHPLNPVRLDLAVRLATALGVLDGVDLVKPDPATDAEIERVHEPAYLSAVQAAPMAGWDVGHGLGTADNPVFARMHEASALAVGGSLAAARKIASGEARRAVNIAGGLHHAMRDHAAGFCVYNDCSVAISWLLDNGFDRIAYIDSDVHHGDGVQDAFYDDPRVLTVSLHQNPLSLWPGTGRPSELGGRGAEGTAVNVALPPGTSDPGWLRAFHAVVPSLLRSFRPQVLVTQCGVDTHREDPLADLALTVDGHREIYRTLRSLAEEVSGGRWLALGGGGYELVRVVPRSWTHLLATVLDRDVDPATRLPADWVAHAAGRAPDWPLPATMSDDADVAFEPWGGDAQTPLDAAVRETRRAVFPLHGLDPDDPRD
- a CDS encoding bifunctional acetate--CoA ligase family protein/GNAT family N-acetyltransferase: MDPYDYPRHWEADVVLSDGGTVHLRPITPDDAEKLLAFHGRLSERTRYFRYFGPYPRMPKRDVERFSTVDHSDRVAFTALLGDDIVAVGRYDRLGGGGSAEVAFVVEDGHQGRGLGSILLEHLAAAARERGLSRFTAEVLAENGQMVRVFRDAGYSVSRAFEEGVLHLEFDIDPTEESVAVARAREQAAEARSVHNLLNPKSVAVIGASTDRTKIGHAVLTNLLEGDFHGPVYPVNAEHRSVRGVRAYPSVLEIPDDVDLAVVAVPAASVDEVMDACLAKGVKALVVVTSGFGETGPDGSLAERRLAAEARAHGMRVVGPNALGVLNTDPAVRLNATLAPRLPVRGRTGFFCQSGALGTAILATAASRGLGLSTFVSAGNRADVSGNDLLQYWETDPATDVVLLYLESFGNPRKFARLARRLGRTKPIVAVKSGRHAVTPALAATSVSVDESSVQALFEQAGVIRVESLAQLFDTALLLAHQPLPAGPRVAVVGNSTAIGLLAADTALAQGLELAGDPVDIGAQADPEVFAKAVQDALRNPDTDALVVVFVPPLAVPGTAFARALREVAGTKPIVSTFLAVEGVPDELAVAGPDGAPGRGSVPSYPSPERAVLALARATRYARWRSAPQGRFTRPDGIDPATAHELVDSLRLDETGECRLDDDTAVRLLACYGVEIVPFRVVSSADDAVAAAAELGYPVAVKATDERLRHRTDLVGVRLDLVGEDAVRAAYEMLAEVSEQPDVYVQRMAPKGISCVVGLQDDPSFGTLVSFGLSGVVSDLLGDRAYRAVPLTETDAKALVRAPKAAPLLAGYRGGESADLPALEDLVLRLAALAEDLPEVRELALEPVLASAAGAYVSNARVTLGPPPSKHDSGPRRLRSPGAPR
- a CDS encoding glutamate ABC transporter substrate-binding protein; this encodes MALASLRALVSACAAALVLASCSSADDSTVQGRAGAGKLVIAVGYDQPGLGVRRLDGVYKGFDIDVARYVARELGDDNPDFIEATPSQREKLLTEGKADLVVSTYSITAKRKEVIGFVGPYFVAGQDLLVRLSDTRISGPESLGPGSKLCSVENTTSAQYVKDQFAQAVELVNYPNFSDCVTALLAEQVDAMTTDDVILAGYAAQNPELLRVVGKPFSKEEYGIGIRRDDAAGQAKVTAAVQKMMDSGEWRKSLEQNVGQSGYRIPEPPKIVP
- a CDS encoding GntR family transcriptional regulator encodes the protein MPASHFAPQYRADGPVRAGIPEHGRIPRYYAVKTELLWLVESLGEGTALPSERELAERFSVSRVTLRQAVGELVLEGKLQRRQGSGTYVAPPKLVQPLSLVSYTEGMRRQGVDPARSVITVEHLPADEVLSRDLRIERGATVIHLERVLLADDERVGLESTYLPSARFPTLLEVFDPTTSLYACLTDRLGVVFAEAEERVETVLATPREALLIGTNPALPMLLLHRISYDDDGVPIERVRSLYRGDRFSFVARLRADV
- a CDS encoding TIGR03364 family FAD-dependent oxidoreductase; its protein translation is MRVLIVGGGVLGTMHAWQAVERGHEVVQLEREPEARGASVRNFGLVWVGGRAAGAELGTALRARELWERIGQRVPGLGFRANGSLTVLRTPLELAVGEETAARSDAAERGLALLDPAEARALNPALRGDLLGALWCARDAAVEPRVAQPALRAALEATGRYTFLPGREVRTVGQGVVRDDQGVEHRGDVVVLCTGAALGGLVREIAGVVPVRRVRLQMMQTEPLDEPLTTSVADGDSLRYYPAYRGAALDALNREQPQPEVARAHAMQLLVVRRLDGGLTIGDTHGYDEPFPFDTQDAPYDHLVEVAESVLGGPLPRIARRWAGVYAQCADTSRVVHRDQVEPGVWLVTGPGGRGMTCSPAIGFDTAEEIGL
- a CDS encoding phosphonatase-like hydrolase; this encodes MTALVVFDMAGTTVLDDGLVERAFLRALPDATPAMVQHVRDTMGQSKIVVFREMLRDETAAQRANTAFEESYAALVAEGHCAPVPGAYEVITGLRANGVKVAFSTGFSRVTQHLILSALGWTDLADFTTTPAEAGRGRPYPDMVLAAVLGLGLADVRDVAVVGDTPSDVRSGLRSGARVVAGVLTGAGSRTALADAGATHVLDSIRDLPAVLEGL